In a single window of the Chiloscyllium plagiosum isolate BGI_BamShark_2017 chromosome 32, ASM401019v2, whole genome shotgun sequence genome:
- the LOC122539497 gene encoding hematopoietic prostaglandin D synthase-like isoform X1: MPNYKLTYFKIRGRAETARYIFAYSGINYEDNTVDIMDWPDVKQSLLFRQIPILKVDKTEINQSTAIARYLARETGLAGKTNLEQAQVDAIVDTINDFMNMFPWTEKDPSVKQKITEDVFANNIPLLLDGLSKLLGDQMWFVGDSVTWADFHWAVCSITLTNLNVDVLHNYPKLLALKERVEALPKIAAWIERRPKTPL; this comes from the exons ATGCCAAACTACAAGTTGACCTACTTTAAAATACGAGGGAGAGCTGAGACTGCTCGTTATATTTTTGCATACAGTGGAATAAACTACGAAGACAACACTGTGGACATAATGGATTGGCCCGATGTAAAACAAT CTCTGCTCTTTCGACAAATTCCGATTCTGAAGGTGGACAAAACTGAGATCAACCAGAGCACTGCTATTGCGAGATATTTGGCCCGAGAAACAG GCCTAGCAGGAAAAACCAACCTCGAACAAGCTCAAGTGGATGCCATTGTGGACACAATAAATGATTTCATGAATATGTTCCCCTGGACCGAAAAGGACCCCAGTGTGAAA CAAAAGATAACAGAAGATGTTTTTGCCAATAACATCCCTTTGCTTCTGGATGGGTTGAGCAAGCTCTTGGGAGACCAAATGTGGTTTGTTGGTGATTCA GTTACCTGGGCCGATTTTCACTGGGCCGTCTGTTCCATCACCCTCACTAATCTAAATGTTGATGTCTTGCATAACTATCCCAAATTGTTAGCTTTGAAAGAACGTGTGGAAGCTCTTCCTAAAATCGCAGCCTGGATAGAACGGAGACCAAAAACTCCATTGTAA
- the LOC122539497 gene encoding hematopoietic prostaglandin D synthase-like isoform X2 has translation MPNYKLTYFKIRGRAETARYIFAYSGINYEDNTVDIMDWPDVKQSLLFRQIPILKVDKTEINQSTAIARYLARETGLAGKTNLEQAQVDAIVDTINDFMNMFPWTEKDPSVKVTWADFHWAVCSITLTNLNVDVLHNYPKLLALKERVEALPKIAAWIERRPKTPL, from the exons ATGCCAAACTACAAGTTGACCTACTTTAAAATACGAGGGAGAGCTGAGACTGCTCGTTATATTTTTGCATACAGTGGAATAAACTACGAAGACAACACTGTGGACATAATGGATTGGCCCGATGTAAAACAAT CTCTGCTCTTTCGACAAATTCCGATTCTGAAGGTGGACAAAACTGAGATCAACCAGAGCACTGCTATTGCGAGATATTTGGCCCGAGAAACAG GCCTAGCAGGAAAAACCAACCTCGAACAAGCTCAAGTGGATGCCATTGTGGACACAATAAATGATTTCATGAATATGTTCCCCTGGACCGAAAAGGACCCCAGTGTGAAA GTTACCTGGGCCGATTTTCACTGGGCCGTCTGTTCCATCACCCTCACTAATCTAAATGTTGATGTCTTGCATAACTATCCCAAATTGTTAGCTTTGAAAGAACGTGTGGAAGCTCTTCCTAAAATCGCAGCCTGGATAGAACGGAGACCAAAAACTCCATTGTAA